One genomic region from Chrysemys picta bellii isolate R12L10 chromosome 18, ASM1138683v2, whole genome shotgun sequence encodes:
- the AJM1 gene encoding apical junction component 1 homolog, with translation MTRTDPPDILVSMVYQDLEVKCPAPRDSIICQPLTQCDAFMSASLPRDPQPFNKRHCRSFDFLELLDDQLAPAPAMERPCRHPGTPEPSSGSGGRKAPPRPDVQNTRPPPHGREGSKEPLARAEPKRRARSKSAPRVKSTFTPIPIQMSSSSPPMPARRGREALRLSREPARTETSPRRGSGYAPMKAPMNEVHPIKLQPQRSSTSRISPLCVSSNCPEEAPGGRPATSLHVKCRMDMKPDEAVLVHAARSLKAQSRMEMPYWPRPPGAIRSLTIPSSRQVSMSRTPTPSESYSGEHRLPYPNEYYEGDPRGQVYQAVPSPQDYPERGCVTFSTPNVPTKFFYTEEPAGCPGLGMPLKSSGYEACPRPYLGRHLPPQPFYTEDPAKGNIHTIPPRTFYVEEARTYPIQEAPAHTFYREDPRFYASRGMPTKPLYTEDPRVYPALNTSSRLFYAEDYGKYHERESISRTYPHARSTQPLQFSDWYCPDRGALPYQTLQMSRFAPHPSGQEALLSSWHASYSANQPRLGTDTRHYSKSWDNILAPSVRREDPMFRGRSYENLLAREQHRALSPDDRRQPVVINLSSSPKRYAALSLSENSIMEKMHADGGRCPLGRSWFVTPEITITDNDIKANGLSKSEKRSASWDMLDSGRDGQRSRTAHYYSDPTAKDTIQSSSARQRSLEQLDELITDLVIDSKPPPSRRPSNGDSLTDQLKRLIDNDAPGPARKPEARKPLPLLVGEPRPTKEQPGPSSFHRDVRKEQGGRSLALSVSSSSFEKQQDDCSPELSADEDDMMMCSNAKCKRTETMFNACLYFKSCHSCYTYYCSRSCRREDWDTHKESCIYGRIGSICRHVLQFCRENAEVHKAFSRIAKVGYLSRGRGVLFLGFPSSGSAENFLQFGLESLLMSPTYLSLRELEGYAESLGDYARDLGVSGSQYDPEECFLLNVTVAVGQKVPVRPSPKVQVPTVRKYAKVALASSSPEKQIIKKERDMETLILTPPPGTADIDKEGEEGRKAREVCFINIQRELRIRGVFLRHEFPKIYEQLCDFVESNKRFTPTTIYPIDRRTGKQFMCMIMAASEPRTLDWVASPNLLDDLM, from the coding sequence ATGACACGAACCGACCCACCTGACATACTGGTGTCTATGGTGTATCAAGACCTAGAGGTGAAGTGCCCAGCACCCAGGGATTCCATCATCTGCCAGCCACTGACACAATGTGACGCCTTCATGTCTGCGTCTTTGCCGCGCGACCCGCAGCCCTTCAACAAGCGCCACTGTAGGAGCTTTGACTTTCTTGAGTTGCTCGACGACCAGCTGGCCCCTGCTCCTGCTATGGAGCGCCCCTGCCGGCACCCGGGCACCCCCGAGCCTTCCTCAGGCTCCGGAGGCAGGAAGGCTCCTCCCAGGCCGGACGTTCAGAACACCAGGCCACCCCCTCATGGCAGGGAAGGCTCCAAGGAGCCATTGGCTCGGGCGGAGCCAAAGAGGCGAGCGAGGTCCAAGAGCGCCCCTCGGGTGAAATCCACCTTCACTCCCATTCCCATCCAGATGTCATCCTCGTCTCCCCCCATGCCGGCCAGGCGGGGACGGGAGGCTCTGCGCCTCTCCAGGGAGCCTGCGAGGACGGAGACGTCCCCGCGCAGGGGGAGCGGATATGCCCCAATGAAGGCCCCAATGAATGAGGTACACCCCATCAAGCTGCAGCCCCAACGGAGCAGCACCAGCCGCATCTCCCCACTATGTGTCAGCAGCAACTGCCCGGAGGAGGCCCCTGGTGGGAGGCCGGCCACAAGCCTGCATGTCAAGTGCCGGATGGACATGAAGCCAGACGAGGCGGTGCTGGTGCACGCGGCACGCAGCCTGAAGGCCCAGAGCAGGATGGAGATGCCATACTGGCCGAGGCCGCCCGGCGCTATCCGGAGCCTGACCATCCCAAGCAGCAGGCAGGTGTCCATGTCCCGCACTCCCACACCCAGCGAATCCTACAGCggggagcacaggctgccctaTCCCAACGAGTACTACGAAGGTGACCCCCGAGGCCAGGTTTACCAGGCCGTGCCCTCCCCGCAGGACTATCCCGAGAGGGGCTGTGTGACCTTCTCCACTCCAAACGTGCCCACCAAGTTCTTCTACACAGAGGAACCAGCCGGGTGCCCTGGCCTCGGCATGCCACTGAAAAGCTCTGGCTACGAGGCGTGTCCTCGCCCATACCTAGGGCGCCACCTCCCTCCACAGCCCTTCTACACAGAGGACCCAGCCAAAGGTAATATCCACACCATCCCACCAAGGACTTTCTACGTGGAAGAGGCTCGCACCTACCCCATCCAGGAAGCCCCTGCCCACACCTTCTACAGAGAAGACCCTCGATTCTATGCCTCCAGGGGCATGCCCACCAAACCCCTCTATACAGAGGACCCCAGGGTGTACCCCGCTCTGAACACCTCCTCCCGGTTGTTCTATGCTGAGGATTATGGCAAATACCACGAGAGGGAATCCATTTCGCGGACGTACCCTCATGCCCGTAGCACCCAGCCTTTGCAGTTCAGCGACTGGTACTGCCCGGACCGGGGTGCACTGCCCTACCAGACCTTGCAGATGTCCCGCTTTGCACCTCATCCCTCTGGGCAGGAGGCCTTGCTTTCCTCTTGGCATGCCAGCTACAGCGCCAACCAGCCCCGCCTAGGCACAGACACCCGGCATTACTCCAAATCCTGGGACAACATCCTGGCGCCCAGTGTCCGCAGGGAAGACCCCATGTTCCGCGGGCGCAGCTATGAGAACCTGCTCGCCCGGGAGCAGCACCGTGCCTTATCTCCTGACGACCGGCGGCAGCCCGTGGTGATCAATCTGTCCAGTTCCCCCAAGCGCTATGCAGCGCTCTCCCTCTCGGAGAACTCCATCATGGAGAAGATGCACGCAGACGGTGGGCGGTGCCCCCTGGGCCGCTCCTGGTTTGTCACCCCAGAAATCACCATCACCGACAACGACATCAAAGCCAATGGGCTGAGCAAGAGCGAGAAGCGCTCGGCCAGCTGGGATATGCTGGATTCCGGGCGGGATGGACAGCGCTCCCGCACCGCTCACTACTACTCGGATCCCACTGCCAAAGACACCATCCAAAGCAGCTCCGCCCGCCAGCGCAGCCTGGAGCAGTTGGACGAGTTGATCACAGACCTGGTCATCGACTCCAAGCCCCCGCCCAGCCGCCGCCCCAGCAACGGGGACAGCCTGACAGACCAGCTCAAGAGGCTGATCGACAACGACGCTCCTGGGCCTGCCAGGAAGCCGGAGGCCAGGAAGCCGCTGCCTTTAttggtgggggagcccaggcccaccaaGGAGCAGCCAGGCCCGAGTTCCTTCCACAGAGACGTACGCAAGGAGCAGGGTGGCCGCTCGCTCGCCCTGTCTGTCTCCAGCAGCAGCTTTGAGAAGCAGCAGGATGACTGCTCCCCGGAGCTGAGCGCGGATGAGGACGACATGATGATGTGTTCAAACGCCAAGTGCAAGCGCACGGAGACCATGTTCAATGCCTGCCTCTACTTCAAGTCCTGCCACAGCTGCTATACATACTACTGCTCCCGGAGTTGCCGCCGCGAGGACTGGGACACCCACAAGGAGAGCTGCATCTACGGGCGTATTGGGAGCATCTGCCGGCACGTGCTGCAGTTCTGCCGGGAGAACGCCGAGGTGCACAAGGCCTTCTCGCGCATCGCCAAGGTGGGGTACCTTTCCCGGGGGCGAGGGGTGCTGTTCCTGGGTTTCCCCAGCTCAGGCTCGGCCGAGAACTTCCTCCAGTTTGGCTTGGAGAGTCTGCTGATGTCCCCCACCTACCTGTCCCTGCGGGAGCTGGAGGGCTATGCGGAGAGCCTGGGGGATTATGCCCGGGATTTGGGGGTGTCTGGCAGCCAGTACGACCCTGAGGAATGTTTCCTCTTGAATGTAACCGTGGCCGTTGGACAAAAAGTGCCTGTGAGGCCATCCCCTAAGGTCCAGGTGCCGACAGTCAGGAAATATGCCAAGGTGGCCTTAGCCTCCTCCAGCCCCGAGAAACAGATCATAAAGAAGGAGCGGGACATGGAGACCTTGATCCTGACCCCCCCGCCTGGTACGGCGGACATcgacaaggagggggaggaagggcggAAGGCCCGGGAGGTCTGCTTCATCAACATCCAGCGGGAGCTGCGGATCCGAGGCGTCTTCCTGCGCCATGAGTTCCCCAAGATCTACGAGCAGCTGTGCGACTTTGTGGAGAGCAACAAGAGGTTCACGCCCACCACCATCTACCCCATTGACAGGCGGACTGGAAAGCAGTTCATGTGTATGATCATGGCCGCCTCTGAGCCACGGACCCTGGACTGGGTCGCCAGCCCCAACCTCCTGGACGACCTCATGTGA
- the PHPT1 gene encoding 14 kDa phosphohistidine phosphatase, whose translation MAAEQLSGISSVDIDPDGVFKYVLIRVRPAGGQGPAKEIVRGHAWAEYHADIYDKTAAEIEKQGYDCECLGGGRISHQSKEKKIHVYGYSVGFGRAKHSVSTKILKDKYPDYAVTWADEGY comes from the exons ATGGCGGCGGAGCAGTTGAGCGGTATCTCTAGCGTGGACATCGACCCCGACGGCGTCTTCAAGTACGTGCTGATCCGCGTGCGGCCGGCGGGGGGCCAGGGGCCCGCCAAGGAGATCGTGCGGGGCCACGCCTGGGCCGAGTACCACG CTGATATTTATGACAAGACTGCGGCAGAAATCGAGAAGCAAGGCTACGACTGCGAGTGCTTGGGCGGGGGCAGGATCTCCCACCAGAGCAAGGAGAAGAAGATCCACGTTTATGGATATTCTGTG GGCTTTGGTCGAGCAAAACACTCTGTGTCCACAAAGATACTGAAAGACAAGTATCCAGACTATGCGGTCACCTGGGCTGATGAAGGCTATTGA